A stretch of Clostridium formicaceticum DNA encodes these proteins:
- a CDS encoding glutamine--tRNA ligase/YqeY domain fusion protein yields MENKPTSSNFIKNIVHQDLQVGKHKEIVTRFPPEPNGYLHIGHAKSIVLNFELADEFNGKTNLRFDDTNPAKEDTEYVESIKEDVQWLGFQWENLYFASDYFEEMYQRAMLLIKKGKAYVCDLSAEEIRGYRGTLTEAGKESPYRNRSVEENLDLFDRMRKGEFKDGEKVLRAKIDMASPNLNMRDPVLYRILHASHHNTGDKWCIYPMYDYAHPLEDAIEGVTHSICTMEFEDHRPLYDWVIQECETESQPQQIEFARLNLTNTVMSKRKLKQLVDEGVVDGWDDPRMPTIAGLRRKGYTPEAIRRFCREIGVAKSHSVVDVQMLEHFIREDLNAKAPRTMAILKPLKVVITNYPEDQVEMLEAENNPDDPAMGNRQIPFSREIYIEEEDFMENPPKKYFRLFPGNEVRLKHAYFIKCNEVIKDEKGKVIELHCTYDPETKSGSGFTGRKVKGTIHWVDAKNAVPATFRLYEPLILEEEQEEEKSFLDQINPNSLEVIEGFVEPNMKKAELQDKFQFFRHGYFNVDPKDTKENKIVFNRIVLLKSSFKI; encoded by the coding sequence ATGGAAAACAAACCTACCAGTTCAAACTTTATAAAAAATATTGTTCACCAGGATTTGCAAGTAGGGAAACATAAAGAGATTGTAACGCGTTTTCCACCAGAGCCTAATGGATATTTACATATAGGACACGCGAAGTCCATCGTATTGAACTTCGAGTTAGCAGATGAGTTTAACGGCAAGACAAACTTGCGCTTTGATGATACGAATCCAGCTAAGGAAGACACGGAGTATGTTGAATCTATTAAAGAAGATGTTCAGTGGCTAGGTTTTCAATGGGAGAACCTTTATTTTGCCTCTGATTACTTTGAAGAAATGTACCAACGTGCGATGCTGCTGATCAAAAAAGGAAAAGCCTATGTATGTGATTTATCAGCAGAGGAAATAAGAGGATATCGTGGAACCCTAACAGAGGCAGGAAAGGAAAGCCCCTATAGAAATCGTTCTGTAGAGGAAAACTTAGATTTATTTGACCGCATGCGTAAAGGGGAGTTTAAGGATGGAGAGAAGGTGCTGAGAGCAAAAATTGACATGGCTTCACCAAATCTCAATATGAGAGATCCAGTGCTTTATCGAATCCTTCATGCCAGTCATCATAATACAGGAGACAAGTGGTGTATTTACCCAATGTATGACTATGCCCATCCCCTAGAGGATGCTATAGAAGGGGTGACGCATTCTATTTGTACCATGGAATTTGAAGACCATCGGCCATTGTACGATTGGGTGATCCAAGAGTGTGAGACAGAAAGCCAACCACAGCAAATTGAATTTGCTCGGCTAAACTTAACCAACACTGTTATGAGTAAGAGAAAATTAAAACAACTGGTGGATGAAGGTGTTGTAGATGGATGGGACGATCCAAGAATGCCTACGATTGCTGGTCTTAGAAGAAAGGGATATACACCAGAAGCTATAAGGCGATTCTGTAGAGAAATTGGCGTTGCAAAAAGTCATAGCGTTGTAGATGTTCAAATGTTGGAACATTTTATTCGGGAAGATTTAAATGCTAAAGCCCCTAGAACCATGGCGATATTAAAGCCTTTAAAAGTGGTCATCACTAATTATCCAGAGGATCAGGTGGAAATGCTAGAGGCAGAAAACAATCCAGATGATCCTGCCATGGGAAACCGACAAATTCCTTTTTCTAGAGAGATTTATATTGAAGAAGAAGATTTTATGGAAAATCCACCGAAAAAGTACTTTAGGTTATTCCCTGGAAACGAGGTAAGATTGAAACACGCTTATTTCATCAAATGCAATGAAGTCATTAAGGATGAAAAAGGTAAGGTGATAGAACTACACTGTACCTATGACCCTGAAACAAAAAGTGGCAGTGGTTTTACTGGAAGAAAGGTAAAGGGAACAATTCATTGGGTAGATGCAAAAAACGCAGTGCCTGCAACCTTTCGACTATATGAACCTTTGATCTTAGAGGAAGAACAGGAAGAAGAAAAAAGCTTTTTAGATCAGATTAATCCAAATTCCCTTGAAGTCATTGAGGGTTTTGTAGAGCCTAACATGAAAAAGGCAGAGCTTCAAGATAAGTTCCAATTCTTCCGACACGGTTACTTTAATGTAGATCCTAAGGATACAAAAGAAAATAAGATTGTATTTAATAGAATTGTATTATTAAAAAGTTCTTTTAAGATTTAA
- a CDS encoding FAD-dependent oxidoreductase — protein MKDLLSINPQSYWLASTEKTDYPTLQEDLVVDVVIIGGGMTGITAATLLKKEGLKVAIIEADGILQGTTGHTTAKITSQHGLIYDKIKNQMGEEKARQYADANQSAIHMIADLIKEKNIDCDFSWQSAFVYTQSETYVQKIANEAKTAAFLDIKATYTEDLPLPFPIKAAVAFEGQAQFHPRKYLLALAKEIPGDGSYIFENTKAVDIEEKNPAIVITEKGPRVFAFNVIIASHYPFYDKPGFYFSRLYPERSYVLGLNAKEKFPGGMFISAEEPTRSLRSQAFKDKELILLSGEHHKTGHGKSTLSHYKNLEKFANEHFEIEDILFRWSTQDYSTPDGLPYAGQLTATIPNIYVATGFHKWGMTNSTVSAMLLRDLIVKGDSPWASVYDPSRFTPAASASNFIVENVDVAVNFVSGKILPAATNQDLQPNEGKVLQVEGKKVGAYRDEKGELHLVDTTCTHMYCETKWNDAEKTWDCPCHGSRFSCDGDIVEGPALKPLTKYK, from the coding sequence ATGAAAGATCTTTTAAGCATCAATCCTCAATCCTATTGGCTCGCCTCTACGGAAAAAACAGACTATCCTACGCTGCAAGAGGACCTTGTAGTAGATGTTGTCATCATAGGAGGTGGCATGACTGGTATTACTGCTGCTACCTTATTAAAAAAAGAGGGCCTTAAGGTGGCTATTATTGAAGCCGATGGTATTTTACAAGGCACCACAGGCCATACCACCGCTAAAATTACCTCTCAGCACGGTCTCATCTATGATAAAATTAAAAACCAAATGGGAGAAGAAAAGGCACGGCAGTATGCTGATGCAAACCAGTCTGCCATCCACATGATTGCAGACTTGATCAAAGAAAAAAATATTGATTGTGATTTTTCATGGCAGTCTGCCTTTGTCTATACACAATCGGAAACTTACGTACAAAAAATTGCAAACGAAGCGAAAACTGCTGCCTTTTTAGACATTAAAGCCACTTATACAGAGGACTTACCTCTACCCTTTCCTATCAAAGCAGCGGTAGCCTTCGAAGGGCAAGCTCAATTTCATCCTAGAAAATACTTATTGGCTCTTGCCAAAGAAATACCTGGAGATGGCAGTTACATCTTCGAAAACACAAAAGCAGTTGATATTGAAGAAAAAAATCCTGCTATCGTTATTACAGAGAAAGGACCCAGAGTGTTTGCTTTCAATGTTATCATTGCATCCCATTACCCCTTCTACGATAAACCTGGATTTTATTTTTCAAGACTTTATCCAGAGCGTTCCTATGTATTAGGGTTAAACGCAAAGGAAAAGTTTCCTGGCGGCATGTTTATCAGCGCTGAAGAACCCACCCGTTCTTTGCGTTCTCAAGCTTTTAAAGATAAAGAACTTATCCTCCTTAGTGGTGAGCATCATAAAACAGGTCATGGAAAGAGCACCCTTTCCCATTACAAAAATTTAGAGAAGTTTGCTAATGAACATTTTGAAATAGAGGATATCCTGTTTAGGTGGTCCACGCAGGATTATTCTACACCGGATGGTCTTCCCTATGCAGGCCAGCTAACAGCAACAATTCCTAATATCTATGTGGCTACAGGCTTCCACAAATGGGGGATGACCAACAGCACTGTATCTGCTATGCTTTTGAGAGATCTTATCGTAAAGGGCGACAGTCCATGGGCCTCAGTATACGATCCCTCTCGTTTTACTCCTGCTGCTTCAGCCTCTAATTTCATCGTAGAAAATGTAGATGTAGCTGTCAACTTTGTTTCAGGCAAAATTTTACCTGCTGCGACAAATCAGGATCTCCAACCAAATGAGGGTAAGGTCCTACAAGTAGAAGGAAAAAAGGTAGGGGCTTATCGAGACGAGAAGGGAGAATTACATTTAGTAGATACCACATGCACGCATATGTACTGCGAAACAAAATGGAATGATGCCGAAAAAACTTGGGATTGTCCCTGTCATGGTTCTAGGTTTTCCTGCGATGGAGATATTGTTGAAGGTCCTGCACTAAAACCACTAACAAAATATAAGTAG
- a CDS encoding thiamine phosphate synthase: MLYFITNRKLVSSGGLVRVIKEAVRGGVDAIILREKDLTYKELLPLAAEIKKITQDTNTALIVNRNLTVAKEINAEGYHTGFQEFMETKPSFEGFLGVSVHSVEEGILAEKQGAGYLLAGHVFETDCKKGVKPRGLRFIEEMRRETTIPIIALGGITPENAQKTIKTGAKGIAVMSSIMTAKDPYTLTQIFKSKLR, encoded by the coding sequence ATGCTTTATTTCATCACCAATAGGAAATTAGTTTCATCAGGAGGTCTAGTTAGGGTTATTAAAGAAGCTGTCCGAGGCGGAGTAGATGCCATTATTTTAAGAGAGAAGGACCTAACCTATAAAGAATTGCTGCCATTGGCCGCGGAGATCAAAAAGATCACGCAGGACACCAACACTGCACTCATCGTTAATCGCAATCTAACGGTGGCGAAAGAGATAAACGCAGAAGGATATCATACGGGCTTTCAAGAATTTATGGAAACAAAACCTTCTTTTGAAGGATTTTTAGGGGTATCTGTCCACAGTGTAGAGGAAGGAATCTTAGCAGAAAAGCAAGGGGCTGGCTATTTATTAGCAGGCCATGTATTTGAAACTGACTGTAAAAAAGGAGTAAAACCTAGAGGTTTAAGGTTTATAGAAGAGATGAGACGAGAGACTACAATACCTATTATTGCATTAGGGGGCATTACACCAGAAAATGCACAGAAAACTATTAAAACAGGAGCGAAGGGTATTGCGGTAATGTCTTCTATCATGACAGCAAAAGACCCTTATACCTTAACCCAAATCTTTAAAAGTAAATTGAGATAA
- the thiC gene encoding phosphomethylpyrimidine synthase ThiC, with amino-acid sequence MTYTTQMDAAKKGIITKQMEIVASKEGMAIETLRELVAQGKVVIPANKNHTSLDPEGVGEGLRTKINVNLGVSKDCPNIEAELEKVQTALDMKAEAIMDLSSFGKTEEFRKRLVEMSPAMIGTVPVYDALGFYNKELSDITAEEFLEVVEKHAEDGVDFVTIHAGINKETAEVFKRNKRLTNIVSRGGSLMYAWMELNQQENPFFQYYDRLLDICEKYDLTLSLGDACRPGSIHDATDASQIKELMILGELTLKAWERNVQVIIEGPGHMAINEIAANMTLEKKLCHGAPFYVLGPIVTDVAPGYDHITSAIGGAIAASHGADFLCYVTPAEHLRLPNLEDMKEGIIASRIAAHAGDIAKNIKGAREWDHQMSTARQQLNWERMFELAIDPEKPRRYRKESMPEHEDSCTMCGKMCSMRNMNKIMEGKNLNILREDE; translated from the coding sequence ATGACTTATACAACACAAATGGATGCGGCGAAAAAAGGGATCATTACGAAACAGATGGAGATTGTAGCCAGCAAGGAAGGGATGGCGATAGAAACCTTAAGAGAGCTTGTAGCTCAAGGAAAGGTAGTTATTCCTGCTAATAAAAATCATACATCTTTAGATCCTGAAGGTGTGGGAGAAGGTTTAAGAACTAAGATCAATGTAAATTTAGGTGTATCCAAGGACTGTCCTAATATTGAAGCGGAATTAGAAAAGGTGCAAACAGCATTGGATATGAAGGCAGAAGCCATCATGGACTTAAGCTCCTTTGGAAAAACAGAGGAATTTAGAAAAAGACTTGTAGAAATGTCACCTGCTATGATTGGAACAGTACCTGTCTATGATGCCTTAGGTTTTTATAATAAGGAGCTAAGTGACATTACTGCAGAGGAGTTCTTAGAGGTAGTAGAAAAGCATGCTGAAGATGGGGTAGACTTTGTGACGATTCATGCAGGCATCAATAAAGAGACGGCAGAGGTTTTTAAGAGAAATAAGAGACTTACCAATATTGTTTCAAGGGGAGGCTCCTTAATGTATGCCTGGATGGAGCTAAATCAGCAGGAGAATCCTTTTTTCCAATACTATGATAGATTATTAGATATCTGCGAAAAATATGACTTAACCTTAAGTCTTGGGGATGCCTGCAGACCTGGCAGTATCCATGATGCTACTGATGCCAGCCAAATTAAAGAGTTGATGATTTTAGGAGAGTTGACTTTAAAGGCTTGGGAGAGAAATGTACAGGTAATCATCGAGGGCCCAGGGCATATGGCCATCAATGAAATTGCTGCAAACATGACTCTTGAGAAAAAGCTTTGCCATGGAGCACCTTTTTATGTACTGGGACCTATTGTTACGGATGTAGCGCCAGGCTATGACCATATTACAAGCGCTATTGGAGGAGCCATTGCAGCCAGCCATGGTGCAGATTTCCTCTGCTATGTTACCCCAGCAGAACATCTAAGACTTCCTAACTTAGAGGACATGAAGGAGGGAATTATTGCTTCTAGAATTGCTGCTCATGCAGGGGATATAGCCAAAAACATTAAGGGTGCTAGAGAATGGGATCATCAAATGAGTACAGCAAGACAACAGTTAAACTGGGAAAGGATGTTTGAGCTGGCAATTGATCCTGAGAAGCCACGAAGATATAGAAAAGAATCTATGCCGGAGCATGAGGATAGCTGTACAATGTGTGGTAAAATGTGTTCCATGAGAAATATGAACAAAATTATGGAGGGAAAAAACTTAAATATATTGAGAGAGGATGAATAA
- the thiH gene encoding 2-iminoacetate synthase ThiH: MSFENYCSQYMDFDFEGFFQEITKEDVYKVIHKNRISDYEFLALLSPAASDCLEEMAQKAHQLSLQHFGKAVLLYTPMYLGNYCVNRCSYCSYNIDNDIRRGKLTIEQIEEEAKSIAATGLKHILVLTGESKKETPVAYIMEAVKVLKKYFDSISIEIYPLTEEEYRQVIEVGVDGLTIYQETYDKEVYDRVHLSGPKKNYSFRLEAPERACRAKMRCVNIGALLGLNHWRKEAFFTGIHSSYLQNTYTDVEVSVSLPRIRPHEGSFEDISLVRDRDLVQIMLALKIFLPYVGITMSTRERREFRDHLIPLGVTKMSAGVSTEVGGHSDVSKGDSQFEISDTRSVEEVKRAILEKGYQPIYKNWMHL; this comes from the coding sequence ATGAGTTTTGAAAACTACTGCAGTCAGTATATGGATTTTGATTTTGAGGGTTTTTTCCAAGAGATCACAAAGGAAGACGTATATAAGGTCATTCATAAGAATAGGATTAGTGACTATGAATTTTTAGCACTACTATCTCCTGCTGCTTCAGATTGTTTAGAAGAAATGGCCCAAAAAGCCCATCAGTTGTCCCTGCAGCATTTTGGAAAAGCCGTATTATTATATACGCCTATGTATCTAGGCAACTATTGCGTAAATCGGTGTAGCTACTGCAGCTACAATATAGATAATGATATCAGAAGAGGAAAACTCACAATAGAGCAAATCGAAGAAGAGGCTAAAAGCATCGCTGCCACTGGATTAAAACATATTTTAGTTTTAACAGGGGAATCCAAAAAAGAAACACCCGTAGCTTATATTATGGAAGCTGTTAAGGTACTAAAAAAATATTTTGATTCTATTTCCATAGAGATTTATCCTTTAACGGAAGAAGAATATCGTCAGGTGATTGAGGTAGGGGTAGACGGCTTAACCATTTATCAAGAAACCTATGACAAAGAGGTTTATGACCGCGTTCATTTATCAGGACCTAAGAAAAACTACTCCTTTAGATTAGAGGCGCCTGAGCGGGCCTGTAGAGCAAAAATGCGGTGTGTGAATATTGGTGCTTTGTTGGGTTTGAACCATTGGAGAAAAGAAGCTTTTTTCACAGGAATTCATAGCAGCTATCTTCAAAATACATATACCGATGTAGAAGTAAGTGTATCTTTGCCACGCATCAGGCCCCATGAAGGGTCTTTTGAAGATATTTCCTTAGTAAGAGATAGAGACCTGGTGCAAATTATGTTGGCATTAAAGATCTTTTTACCTTATGTGGGTATTACCATGTCTACGAGAGAGCGTAGAGAGTTTCGCGATCATCTGATTCCGCTAGGAGTTACCAAGATGTCTGCTGGGGTTTCTACAGAGGTGGGGGGGCATAGTGATGTTTCTAAGGGAGATAGTCAGTTTGAGATCAGTGATACAAGAAGTGTAGAGGAAGTAAAAAGAGCTATTTTAGAAAAAGGATATCAGCCAATTTATAAAAATTGGATGCATTTATAA
- a CDS encoding thiazole synthase, translated as MDALTIGGVSLENRLFIGTGKFSNNKIMPEVIKNCGTQVVTMALRRVDLDGGEENILEYIPKNCILLPNTSGARNAEEAVRIAKLARAMGCGNWIKIEVISDNKYLLPDNQETIKATEILAKEGFIVLPYMSPDLMAAKRMVEAGAAAVMPLGSPIGTNRGIRTKELIEILIEEIDLPIIVDAGIGRPSEAAAAMEMGAEAVLVNTAIATAEDPIKMAEAFSLAVKAGRLAYLSKLAPEKRWAQASSPLTGFLNEGDRS; from the coding sequence ATGGATGCTTTAACAATTGGCGGGGTTTCTTTGGAGAATAGGCTTTTTATTGGTACAGGTAAGTTTTCCAATAATAAGATAATGCCAGAGGTGATAAAAAATTGTGGGACACAGGTAGTGACCATGGCCCTAAGAAGAGTGGACCTTGATGGTGGAGAGGAAAATATTCTCGAATACATTCCAAAGAACTGTATTCTTTTACCCAACACTTCAGGAGCAAGAAATGCAGAGGAAGCTGTTAGGATCGCTAAGCTAGCTAGAGCTATGGGTTGCGGTAATTGGATTAAAATTGAAGTAATATCCGACAATAAATATCTATTGCCGGATAATCAGGAAACCATCAAAGCTACAGAAATTTTGGCAAAGGAAGGATTTATCGTCCTACCCTACATGAGCCCTGATTTGATGGCGGCAAAAAGAATGGTGGAAGCTGGTGCTGCAGCCGTTATGCCATTAGGTTCCCCAATTGGAACGAACCGTGGGATTCGAACAAAAGAATTAATAGAAATTCTGATAGAAGAAATTGACTTGCCAATTATTGTAGACGCAGGGATTGGAAGACCTTCCGAAGCAGCAGCGGCGATGGAGATGGGGGCGGAAGCCGTCTTAGTTAACACCGCTATTGCTACCGCTGAAGACCCTATAAAAATGGCGGAGGCTTTTTCCTTAGCAGTAAAAGCTGGAAGACTGGCTTATCTCTCTAAACTGGCACCGGAAAAACGGTGGGCGCAAGCTTCTTCACCTCTTACAGGCTTTTTAAATGAAGGTGATCGATCATGA
- the thiF gene encoding sulfur carrier protein ThiS adenylyltransferase ThiF, with amino-acid sequence MKIFLNEGSLTVEEGLTAFEIRDRMKKDADVVILNGFIIKEDGVLQAGDRVTLIKKGEMPSHEELETLLVARHTPGVHEKVKKAAVGIAGLGGLGSNIAISLARIGIGKLVLIDFDVVEPSNLNRQQYFVKHIGMLKTEAMKELISLINPFVEVEVKNLFLDAGNIENCFKEVDIIVEAFDNPLCKAELVNTALEKLPQKPIVAASGMAGYFSSNTVQTKKVMRNLYLVGDEISEAKPGCGLMAPRVAIAANHQANMVLRLILEEREV; translated from the coding sequence ATGAAGATATTTTTAAATGAAGGGTCTCTTACGGTAGAAGAGGGTTTAACAGCTTTTGAAATAAGGGATCGAATGAAAAAAGATGCTGATGTTGTAATCCTAAACGGTTTTATTATCAAGGAAGATGGGGTATTGCAAGCAGGGGATAGGGTGACTTTAATTAAAAAGGGGGAAATGCCCAGTCATGAGGAGTTGGAAACTCTTTTGGTGGCTAGACATACCCCAGGTGTACATGAAAAGGTAAAAAAGGCTGCCGTAGGTATTGCAGGATTGGGAGGGTTGGGTTCTAATATAGCCATATCGCTAGCGAGAATAGGTATAGGAAAACTGGTGCTGATAGATTTTGATGTAGTGGAACCCAGTAACTTAAACAGACAGCAGTACTTTGTAAAACATATAGGGATGTTGAAGACGGAGGCTATGAAAGAGCTTATCTCACTGATCAATCCTTTTGTAGAGGTAGAGGTAAAAAATCTTTTTCTTGATGCAGGAAACATAGAAAATTGTTTTAAAGAGGTAGACATTATTGTAGAAGCCTTTGATAATCCTCTTTGTAAAGCGGAGCTGGTGAATACGGCATTAGAAAAGCTTCCACAAAAACCTATTGTAGCTGCTTCTGGCATGGCGGGGTATTTTTCCAGCAACACAGTTCAAACAAAAAAAGTGATGCGCAACCTTTATTTAGTGGGGGATGAGATTTCTGAAGCAAAACCAGGTTGTGGTTTGATGGCACCCAGGGTAGCGATAGCAGCCAATCACCAGGCGAATATGGTTTTAAGATTGATTTTAGAAGAAAGAGAAGTTTAA
- the thiS gene encoding sulfur carrier protein ThiS, whose protein sequence is MIINGKEMDLPEGITIVELLEKLHLHKDRVVVEVNYEIVAKEQYTETILNGGDQVEIVSFVGGG, encoded by the coding sequence ATGATCATTAACGGCAAGGAGATGGATTTACCGGAAGGCATCACTATTGTAGAACTATTAGAAAAGCTTCATCTACATAAGGATCGTGTGGTGGTAGAAGTGAATTATGAAATTGTGGCAAAAGAACAATATACGGAAACCATTTTGAATGGAGGGGATCAAGTAGAGATTGTAAGCTTTGTTGGAGGCGGGTGA
- a CDS encoding ACT domain-containing protein — protein MKAFISVIGEDKIGIIHGVTSVLKKNSVNVLDINQTLLQNNFAMVMLVDLEKMTIDFKQLKEDLAVAGEEIGVAIKIQHEDIFNTMHNI, from the coding sequence ATGAAGGCATTTATTAGTGTAATAGGTGAAGATAAAATTGGCATCATTCACGGGGTGACCTCCGTATTGAAGAAAAACAGTGTAAATGTTTTAGACATCAATCAAACGCTGCTTCAAAATAATTTTGCTATGGTGATGTTGGTGGATCTTGAGAAAATGACCATTGACTTTAAACAGCTTAAAGAAGATTTAGCTGTTGCTGGCGAAGAAATAGGCGTTGCTATTAAAATTCAGCATGAAGATATCTTCAATACCATGCATAATATCTAA
- a CDS encoding PFL family protein: MINFHNIMETIKMIEKEKLDIRTITMGISLLDCCDTSGEQARRKIYDKITRYAENLVKVGEEIETEYGIPIINKRISVTPMALVAQASEDTSYVAFAEVLDRAAATVGVNFIGGFSALVQKGYSRGDKILIESIPEALAVTEKVCSSVNVGCTKTGINMDAVKDMGRIIKQAAYLTKERDSIGCAKLVVFANAVEDNPFMAGAFHGVGEGECVVSVGISGPGVVKCALEAVKGQSFDVMAETIKKTAFKITRTGQLVANEAASRLGVPFGIVDLSLAPTPAIGDSVARILEEMGLESCGCHGTTAALALLNDAVKKGGIMASSHVGGLSGAFIPVSEDEGMIAAVKAGSLNLEKLEAMTCVCSVGLDMVAIPGDTPASTIAAIIADEAAIGVINNKTTGVRIIPVHGKTVGDEAEFGGLLGTAPIMAVSKFSSDAFIQRGGRVPAPVHSFKN; the protein is encoded by the coding sequence ATGATTAATTTTCACAACATCATGGAAACCATCAAAATGATTGAAAAGGAAAAATTGGATATCAGAACCATTACGATGGGGATTTCTCTTTTGGATTGCTGTGACACCTCCGGTGAACAAGCAAGAAGAAAAATTTACGATAAAATTACAAGATATGCGGAAAATCTGGTAAAAGTAGGAGAGGAAATCGAAACAGAATACGGTATTCCTATTATTAATAAGAGAATTTCTGTTACACCTATGGCTTTGGTGGCTCAAGCAAGCGAAGATACAAGCTATGTAGCCTTTGCAGAGGTATTGGATCGAGCAGCAGCCACTGTAGGTGTTAACTTTATTGGAGGATTTTCAGCTTTAGTTCAAAAAGGATACTCCAGAGGCGATAAAATCCTTATCGAATCTATTCCTGAAGCTTTAGCAGTAACAGAGAAAGTATGTTCTTCCGTCAATGTTGGCTGTACCAAGACCGGTATCAACATGGATGCTGTTAAGGATATGGGAAGAATCATAAAGCAAGCTGCTTACCTCACAAAAGAGAGAGATAGTATCGGCTGTGCTAAGCTAGTGGTCTTTGCTAATGCAGTAGAAGACAATCCCTTTATGGCGGGGGCCTTCCATGGTGTAGGCGAGGGCGAATGTGTTGTCAGTGTTGGAATAAGCGGCCCAGGCGTTGTGAAGTGTGCTTTAGAAGCTGTAAAGGGACAGAGCTTCGATGTTATGGCTGAAACCATCAAAAAAACTGCCTTCAAAATTACAAGGACTGGCCAATTGGTTGCTAATGAAGCTGCTTCTAGGCTTGGTGTTCCCTTTGGTATTGTAGATTTATCCCTTGCACCTACCCCTGCTATAGGAGATAGCGTGGCAAGAATCTTAGAGGAAATGGGCTTAGAAAGCTGTGGCTGTCATGGAACAACCGCTGCCTTAGCACTTTTAAATGACGCTGTGAAAAAGGGCGGCATCATGGCTTCTTCCCATGTAGGCGGTCTTAGCGGGGCATTTATTCCTGTTAGTGAAGACGAGGGCATGATTGCTGCTGTGAAGGCCGGCTCTCTTAACCTTGAAAAGCTAGAAGCTATGACATGTGTTTGTTCTGTAGGTTTAGATATGGTGGCAATTCCCGGCGATACTCCGGCGTCTACAATAGCTGCTATTATCGCTGATGAAGCTGCTATCGGCGTCATCAATAATAAAACCACAGGCGTGAGGATTATTCCTGTTCATGGCAAGACAGTTGGAGATGAGGCAGAGTTTGGTGGATTATTGGGTACAGCACCTATTATGGCTGTAAGCAAGTTTTCCAGCGATGCCTTCATTCAACGTGGAGGTAGGGTCCCTGCTCCTGTCCACAGTTTTAAGAACTAA